The nucleotide window TCACGTTTTGAGTAAGGCTGTTGGTGTTATCCAACACACTTCCTGGAGTTCTGTTACTGGTGATGGGTACCATAAAGGGCCAGAGGTGGGCATATTTCCACATTCAGCCTCCCCCTTTGCTTCCTACCAGAGGGAACATTATAAGCTTGACTGGCATCGGTTTAACCTAAAGCAACGTCTCAAGGACAAGCCTCTCCTGTCTGCCCTGGACTTTGAAAAGCAGAGTTCCACAGGTGATGGCTGGTAGACCTGTGTTGAGTAGGAcgtgggggtggaggaaggctCTAGTTTAGGAGCCTGTGGAAAGGTCAAAGATGGAACGCCAAACTTGTGCACCTCATGTTTTCAGGAGATCTTTCCAGCATCTCAGGATCAGAAGACTCAGACTCAGCCAGTGAAGAGGGCTTGCAGATTCTGGATGAGGAGAGGGCAGAGTATGAGAAGCCCAGCAGAGCCCAAGGCTTCCGCCCCCATCGGGTTCTTTTCCAGAATGCCCGGGGCCAGTTCCTTGATGCCTACCGCTGTGTCCTGGGCCCTCGCCAGGCAAGTGGCAGCGCAGGTTGTGTGGTCAACTGCAGCCTTTTGGACACTCAGCCTAGATTTCCCCTGAACCCAGtccatttcttacttttttctctttcttcctgttgcaTGTGGGGTCACAATTGACAGCACAGTCTTGGATTGAATTGGCCTGAATCTGGGGTCGGGTATAATGGAGTTAAGTTTGGAAACAGACCAATCTAGGCTTGAATTGTCATTCTGCCACTTGATCTTGACTACCTCTACAAGCTTCAAATTTCCTGacttgtaaaatggagacaagcCTCGGGATGGTTATATGAAATGAGATAGTGCAGGTGAAACACTTAGCCCTGGCACTTAGTTTCTTACTCTCAGTGAATGCAACAGATAGGTTTGTGCTGTCCCTCTGtcatccaggtgtccccagaaGAAACAGAACTGCTGCTACAGAACCTGCAAAACGGAGGTCCCGGATACTGTGTGGTGCTCATGGCTGCGGCTGGGCACTTTGCTGGTGCCATTTTTCAGGGGTGAGAGGGTGCTGCGTGGGTGTAAGGATGGAATGGACCCGGTTAGCCTGGGAGTACGGGCCATTTTCCAGTACTGAGTCCGTGTTGTCTACAGAAGAGACGTGGTGACACACAAGACCTTTCACCGCTACACGGTGCGGGCCAAGCGGGGCACGGCCCAGGGAGTTCGGGATGCCCGGGGTGCGGCTTCTCGTTCTGCCGGAGCCAACCTGAGGCGCTATAATGAAGCCACGTTATATAAGGTGAGTTAGGCGTCCCAGATCTGGTGGTCTGCTGATCTACTGTTTACCCCTCTCAACTTGGCAGGTACTCCAAGGGAGGGACTCCCGTATCCTCCCAGTCTTCGTTATTTCTGAGTAGGCGAAGGTAGACTAGGGATGGATCCCCAAGAACCTTAGCCTTCTCAttcttccttcccctatgttacCTTCTACTTCCCATCCCTTACACGTCACCTGTGGGCCATTTTTTGGTTGGAGATTTGAAAACAGCAAGTGAAGATACACTGGCCTGACTTACTCTTTTTTCTAGGATGTTCGTGACCTGCTGGCAGGGCCGGGCTGGGCTAAAGCACTGGGGGAGGCTGGGACAATACTGCTACGTGCCCCCCGCTCTGGCCGGTCCTTGTTCTTCGGAGGCCCTGGCGCACCCCTGCAACGGGGGGATCCCCGGCTTTGGGATATCCCCCTCGCTACCCGCAGACCCACCTTCCGGGAGCTACAGCGTGTGCTCCATAAGCTGACCACCTTGCATGTCCACGGTGAGCCTTTTTTCTAGATCCCCAGACTCCCTAGATCTTCCTGTACTTTCCAGCCCAAGCTTTGGTTCTCATTTGTACATCCAGACAGCATCTTCATTGAGAGAAACCTGGAATGGCTTCTCTTCAACTAAACTTGAGTAACGTCTTTTGTTTTATGGCAGAAGAAGACCCCCGGGAGACAGTCAGGTTGGACTCACCTCGGACACACTGGAAGACCATGAGAGAGAAGAAGGCTATCGAGGCAGAAAGAAAGGTCTCCAGTGATGAAAATGAGGCACTTGGGCAGAACGAGGAGTCTCCCAAACAGGGTTTGAGCACCATCTGGCAACTGTCCAATCTCTATCTGGGTGTCTATCCTGGAAATGCAGTCAGATCTCCTACTgtcacttccttcttttttttttaagtaggctccgcgcccagtacagagcccgatgcagggcttgaactcaccaccctgagattaagacctgagctgatatcgagtcggatgcttaaccgactgaaccacccaggcgccccacttcctTCTTTATAGATGAGCCcttacacaacacacacaccgttatacacacacacaagtctgTTATGATAAGGGGTATGTGGTAGCAGTTAGAGACGTGTTTTGTGACCTTTCCAaatttcctgttctcttttgttCATGGATGTATCCTCAGTACTTAGAAAACACGAAATAGTACATGAAATAGACGCTTGTGTTGCATAAACCTTACATAATTGACCTGTCTTACCGGATGGTGTGGTTTGGAGCTAAGGCCTGCTTTCCCGGCTGCAGACTCTTAGTCTGTGTGGCTGTCACTGCTCCCATGCTCAGACTCTGTTATGTACCATCCTAAGGCTGCTCAAGGGGAGAGTCTCAGGACACTTGTTCCTGCATAGCTCCTGCTGGGTCTGTCCTTGTCTGAGCTGAGAGTTCCATTTCTGCATGTGATACTAACGGATTCAGCTTTTGATGTGCTACTTGGTCTTGGCTGACAAACTACAAATACTTAATTTAATTTCAAGATCATCTGAATTGCCTTTTTATGTACACTTATAGCATCTGGGCCAGCCCACATACTTCCACCCTCTGTATTATCTCTTTGGACGGACCTCACATGTCATATTTTTCCCCAGGTTCAGGGTCGGAGGGAGAGGACAGCTTCCAGGTGGAGTTGGAGCTAGTAGAGTTGGCAGTGGGGACCCTGGATCTTCGGGAGTTTGAGGTATTGCCAAagcggaggaggaggaaaaggaataaTAAGAAGGAGAGAAGCCGAGACCTGGAGGCTCTTCCCCAGCAAACTCAAGGAGATGAGGCCCTCTCACAGTCCACCCAGGGACGGGCAGCCCCTGTGGGGCCTTCTCTGGATGAGGCCAAGACCCCCGATCAGTCAGAGCTCTGGGACATGCTTCTAGCTGCTTGCCGAGCCGGAGATGTTGGGATGTTGAAACTCCAGCTAGCTGCCGGCCCCATAGACCCTGGAGTTCTGTCTCTGCTCAGTGCCCCCTTGGGCTCCAGCGGCTTCACGCTCCTGCATGCGGCAGCTGCAGCTGGGAGAGGTTCAGTGGTTCGCCTGCTGCTGGAGGCGGGTGCTGACCCTACTGTGCAGTAAGTAAGGGTCCCCAAGCCGAGCCCTTTAGGGTATAGAGAGGATCGTCTGGAGGCTAATGGTGGTACTGGCTACTTCACAGTATCCCCTTCATCTGTCTGGGTGAGGTTGGGAGATGTAGGAAGCGAGCTGAACCCGTTTTTTTTGTGGGGGCGGTTTGCACCTAGGGACTCCAGGGCCCGGCCGCCATATACAGTCGCAGCTGACAAGTCAACACGTAATGAGTTCCGAAGGTTCATGGAGAAGAATCCAGATGCTTATGATTACAGCAAGGCTCAGGTGAGCtggaaaagaagcagcagcagagtAGGAAGCCATCACAGACCCTGGCTAGATCTTTTCCACGTTCTTCTAGCTTCCCCAAAGATAGCGTGTATGGGTCTTACCTTACCCTTCCCTGGAAATTCTCCAGGTGCCAGGGCCCCTGACGCCAGAAATGGAGGCACAGCAGGCTCTGCGGAAAAGGGAGCAGAAGGCTGCCCGGCGGCAACGGGAAAAACAGCAGCTGCAGCAGCGGGAGCAGGAGGCGCGGGAGCAAGAAGAGCGGCGGCGCTTTGCCGCCCTCAGCGATCGGGAGAAGGTGAGGCTGGTGGTTCTCTCTTCCACAGCTGAGACCTCCTGCGAGGTCCGACCCCTTCCCAGTGTGCCGCTGTCACTTCTGGAGCATCCCATCCACCACTGGGGCCTTGTCCTTAACAAGACTTCTCTCCCCCGCAGAGAGCCCTGGCTGCAGAGCGCAGGCTGGCTGCCCAGCTGGGAGCCCCCACCcctcaggccccaggctctgcagTCATCAGTGCTCAGTAAGTGCTCAGCCTGCAGGGGCAGGCGTGATGGGTGGGCTGTGTTGGGGCACGCAGAGTGCGTGCTTGCAGAGAACTCAGGCTGTTGAGGGGACCTGAGATGTTCTGGGAACCCTCTGGAGCCAAACCAGAAACGGcaggagggaatggggagagcTTGGATCGGAAAGTTTCCGGGGTACCTGGTCAGCCCTTTGTGTTCTTCTTGTCCAGACGCTGCTGGAGTTGTGGGACATCCCTCCAAGGCCTCGTTCCCTTTCACTATCTcgacttctctttctgctccacaCGCTGCCTCCGGGATCATCGCTGCCAGGCTGGAAAGCCCTCTTCCTGATCTCTTAGGGCTGTGCCTGGGGCTGACTCTGGGCCTTGAGAGGGTGCATTCATGCTAGCCTTAGGCTTCTTCTTTCCCATGAAACCAGAGTGTTTGGAAGATTAGGGAGGACACTCAGGAACCAGGGCAAAGACAGGGCCACAGAGGTGTGTGGAGCTGGTACTGTCTCTGGAACTTTAATCATAATAAAGTCTGGCAAGGAAACTGCACTTGTACTCGCATTCAGGCCTTGTGACCTTTGGTTCCACGTGGTCACCGGGGCCAGCACCAAGGGATCCTACCCACTCCGTGTCCCAGGCCCAAGGGTTACCTTTCTTTCAGTGCCCACTTAACTCCATTGGTTCAGAGGGACTTTGTGTATCAGCTGAGAGGGAATAGATGTATGTCTTATGCAAGGTGCTATTGAGGATAGGCCTATCCAGAAACTGGATTTGGGGCTCAGAAGGCACGTTTTCTAGCTCTAGCAATGTGATTTTGTTGAGGGCTCCCCTAGAAAACAGCAGGGGTCTTGGCACGTAGAGGGTCTGTTGTGGCCCCTGCCTTGTCCAGTACCGGCCCAAGTTAAACCCATTGATCCAGACTTGGCCctggcaaagagagaagaaaataaagggtcAGCTATCAAGGGCGTAGAATCATGCCCTTTGGGGTTTCTAATCAGAGGAATTTCTGCTGCCCCTTCTTCCATGATTTTCCTCTCATCACCTTGACCCCAACCCCACTGTCAGCAATACCTTGGTCCATCCAGGTAGAAAGAGGAAAGTGTCCCCGCCTTCTCCTAAAATTGAAAATGTTGTGGAGTAGAAGGTGGGGCCAGAGGGAGCTCGAGGGTGTGAACTTCTCAGCAACGGGAGGGGAAACCACCACTTTACAAGTTTATCAACTTTCAGAGGGAACATCAGCCACTGGGTAAGGACTGTTTGTCCCAGAACTGGTGGCTCTAATAGGCCCTGTgaagaagacaaatgaaaattcaTCATTCGTTAAGCTCTTAAGGCCAAACTGTCCCTAATCAAGCCCTGGGATATAACTGTTGGCCATGTCTAGAGCCCCACAAGTGACTACTTTGCTGCCTAACTCCTAAGCACATGGCTCTTGTCTATCTTTCATTAGGCCCCTATCTTTCCAAGGGACTTTGGTCAGTAAGAGTAtggaggagaagggggtgggcAAAGCTAGCTCACCTTGAAGTCACTGCTGTTGGACCCAAAACTGAGCCTCCCCATGTTCTCCAGCAGGATGTCCAGTTTGGCCCCCATTTTCCCCATCAAAAATAGTTGGTGTTTCATGTTTCGTTCCAAGACACCCTGAAACACCTGTGGATAAAAAGATCTGTGAGCGGAAGGGCTCCACATCTAGCTCGTGGCCATGACACAGGAAGCTACGTTAGCACCTGTATCTGGGGAGCAAAGAGAATGTGGCCTGTCAGTTACCCATCCATTCTGGAACCTTAGCCTCAGCCAAATTCTTCCTCATCCCAGCTTATCCCTGGGCCCCCTGCAAATGTGGGCAGACAATGGGAAAAGGTAGATAAGGGGACCTTAAGGCTAAAGGtgctgggaaggagagaggagatgggCTCACAAGTTTCTTACCCCATCTACCATCACATAGGCACGGTCATGGACTCCATTGTTAGGCACCCACAATTGTGTTGGCTCAGAAACAGTATGGGTCAGATAGGTCCGGTACAACATAAAGCCGTGGTCCTGGGTGTGGAAGAGTTAAGTACTTAAGATGAACTGAGAGGTAAGAGAGGACACTGTGGGGAAGATGTGCAGCTCAGAGAATCTTTGGCTACAGCTGTTGAGGAAGGTTGCCATTCCTACTGGATGTGGGATTATGCCTTACCTGTTTGACAGCCTCAAAGGTCATTGGCAAGATTGAACGGATGGGCCCGTGGGGACACAGGATGTCCAGGAAAGACAGCAGATACCCATCCTATTAGAAAAAGGGAAAGGTATTAGAACAAAGGGGAAGTTTCGGAATAGAGGGCAGGATAGGCTAGGCCATTTATAGAGAATAAAGAGGTAGGATCAGAGAAAAGATGGGGAAGAGCTTACCAGATGCAGGGTCAAAGGTCCGAGCATCATCTTAGGGCTGGGGGGAGGTAAAGGTCCCAAGGGAATTTCCTGGAACTGAGCCCAAATTCTCTCAGGAGCCATAGGAAAACCACACAACCCCTATTCCAAAACCCCGCACAGGGATCTTAACCTGGGGTCCAGGGAAGGGCTTCATGGGGTCATGAAGATCCTGTAATTTTGCACACACTTGTGTGTATCTTCCCAAATAGTCCCCATTTGGGTGGGTGGGAAATGCTTCTGTGAGGCTATGTGGCCCAGACAACAACCAGTGATTTATGGGATCCCATTACAAACAATTTAAGTACTCCCtttccccaaattaataaaaGCCTTTGGCACTTAATGAAGTGGTAGGGCACCTTGCTGATGACATTTCGAAGAGCAAAAAGCTTAGGTGTAGGGTCCCCGGCTTCAGATATTGGTGCATCATAGTCATAGCTGGTAGTAATTGGAAGAAAGCGTCCCTTCTCATCAGCACCTGGGGTCAAatcaatttcattaattcaaTATCTCTCAAATAATAGGCACTAAGCGACGAAATTCATGCCGAGAAGTTTGCCATCAGAGGGGACAGGGGTGGCCACATCCAGCTTCTAGACCTCATAATCTAATTCCTTGATACGTCCCTGCTTCTACCCCAGGGACCATCTGGACTCACCATTCCAGTATCCGAAGTTGGTACCTCCATGGAACATGTACCTGAAgagggggggaaggtgggggaaagGCAAAAGCTGACCCACTGAATCTTCACTTTCATCCCCAACACCCAGTTACAGCTTCATGTTGGCCCATGTCTCCAGTTACATGTTCACGCTGGCTCCCAACTTCAGCATGTTCTCTAGACCTTTGGTTACAGCTGAAATGGATCGTGTGGAGTGATTCTGGCCCCAGTAATCCAGCCAGCCTGTGTAGTATTCAGAGTTCACCTAGAAGGTGAAGTGGAAGATACCATAAATGAAATGGGAAACTGAGCTTGACCCATTCCAAACCCTGACTCTTGTTTTGACTGTCATCCCCTCCAGCTCCTCACCAATGGCCCATGGGGTTCATATTTCCGAAGCAGGGCAAAGATTTCGGTCATGTTGTCAGCTGCAGAGAGGAGGCAAAAGGTGAACGATAAACAGAAGAGGTGCCCCTTCCCCAGACTCCACTCCTAACCCTTGCTCAGGAGACCTGGGCCAAAATCTACAGTGGTATAGAGTCCCTGGAGGGAGCCACATTTGAGTCCTTCAGGCCCATCTGTGGTGAAGAGCAAGATCCTGTCTCCTAGTAGCGCACGGAAGAGCCCAGCCAAGTGTCTCATGTAGGTGAAGTCACAGGCTTTGTAGCTACCATATTCATTCTCCACCtgccaaggaaaaggaaaagtggaaCTTGGCCATGCGGTGGGGGTTAGGACCCCTGGCTCCTCCTTCCCCTTACCCAGACAATTTGTACCCAGTCACTTGTACCTGAATGCTAATGATGTTGCCCCCATTGTGGTAGAGCCATGGATATAACTTGGGCAGCAAGACCTTGAACCAGGAGTCCACTGCGGCAAGAAAGTCTAAAGGAAGGAGCAGTGCTCTGCTCATTAGGACACCACCGCCTCCATAGCCCCCACCCTTAGTATCTATGCCAGCAACTTCAGTGATGCCTGAACCCTGGGCAGTTGGCATCCCACTTGTCTGCAACTAAATCTGAGAAGCAGTGAGTCTGAAACCCTCTTATGTACTTGTATGGCAAGGACATCTGGGCACAGGAACCCCTGAAGCAGTGTTTCTTGTaaatttagtttttagtttttaaacgtaagaaaaatgttaaatgcatCATATGGATGCAAGTGTATACTTGCGAGGGCTGTGAAGTAGCATGGGAATTCacagaaatgcagactctctGATCTGCACCCTAATGTAACTGACGATCCAAGTGATTTGAGTCATTAATTGAAACACCGCTGTATGCGGTATCACGCCTTAGGTATCATCCTCAACTCCTGTTTGTGATTTTTGTTGATTCACCCTCAGGgtcttcacttcacttcactctGCCTGACACTTTCTCCCCACCGTCCTTTATCCAGCCAACTCCAATGCAAGCTTAAGATCTTAACTTATTTCACTTCCTCAGGAAAACCTCGGATATCCCACATGAGGGCAGATATCTGTTACACACTCTCACATCACCTCATACTTCTTTTTCAAGCATGTAACAAATTATAATTAAGCATTTACTTCTATAATTGTTTCCCGacagtctctctcccccaccgTGAGCAGGAACCTAGTCTGTCAGGTTCATTTGCTGCATCCTATGGCTGGGGACAATGCCTAGTAGGTAGCAGACTCTCAAAGGTGGAGTCAACAAAAGATGTGTTGGGGGATATTTTTGCGTTAAGACACTGAACCcctttacattttgtttcctgTATAAAGGGTGCCCAGGTTTGACTGCCTCCTTTAATCCAAGCGTATATTAAATCTcatccaacaagtatttatggGTGCTTACTATACGCCAAATAATGCTCTAGGTGTTAGGGATACAGAGTACAACAAAATAGACCAAAATCTCTGCCCTTGTCGAATTGCCTTTCCAGTGAGGAAggcagacaataaataaatagctaaaatGTATAGTGTGTTGGtgccaacaacaaaaaaatatatatggaagaaGGATATatatggaagaaggaagaaaaatatatatggaagaaGGGGAGCTTAAATTTTAGAGCGTAGCCCAGGGAAGGCATCACGGAGAAGGTGATTCTGCAGGAAGACTGCGGGAGCACCGAGTGCAAAGGCCTCAAGGCAGGAATGTGCCTGGTGAGTCTGAAAAACAGCCAGTGAAGCCAGTGTGAACAATAAGGGAAAGAGTAGATGTCAGGTAGGTGACTGGGCCAATTAGGTAGGACCTAATAGGCCATTTTAAGGAGTCCATGGTTCATATTCTGAATGAGATGAGAACCTATTAGAGAGATTTAAGTAGAGAAATGACATGATCTGAGATATATGTTTAACTTATATTTGCATTGAGAACAGACTAtaaggggtgagggcagagaaggggaagcaATAAGGAACCTATTCAAGTAGTCCAGGTGGGAGAGGCAGCTTGGACCAGTGGGGGTGATGAAAAGTAGTTGAAGTCAGTATATTCAATATATTTGCAGGACTTTCTGATAGGTTGAATATGAGAAAAAGGTGTAACAAATACCATAGTGTTTAGCCTGATCAGTTGCAAAATGGAGTTGTTATGAACTGAGGCGAGATGGTAGGAACAGCTAGTTGGAGAGGCCATACCAGAAGCTTAATTGTATCATTATGCCTTAGATCTCCAAACATGCAACCAGATATAGGTTTTCAGAGGCCAAGGGAGAGTCCTGGAACTGGAGATACATATTTCAGAGTCATTAACTATTAGATGGGATCAAAAGCCATGAGAATGGATGAGATTGTCTAAGGAAACACATAGAAAAGAGAAGCATCCCAGGACTGAGCCCTGAAACACCCCAGCATTTagaggaaacagaaagggagaaaaaccagCAAGAGACTAAGAAGGAAGGGTCAGCAAGGCTGGGatgtggggggaaggagggggaccAGACAAAGGTGGTATTTTGGAAGCTGAGAGAAGAATGCATTTCAAAGAACGGAGGCCTAGAGAGGGACCGTGGATTCAGCAGTGAAGAGGTTGCTAGCTTTCTTGAGAACAATGGACATTGCATGTTGGTGTCCCATCACTACTTTGCCATTTCAAATGCATTTCATagtc belongs to Felis catus isolate Fca126 chromosome C1, F.catus_Fca126_mat1.0, whole genome shotgun sequence and includes:
- the ANKZF1 gene encoding ankyrin repeat and zinc finger domain-containing protein 1 isoform X2, producing the protein MSPVSAAAQVPTLVSLFDLNADAPVLQGLNLVSHPSGEALAQALRTSCPGSGESASPERKLQGLLDISEKLFCSTCDQTFHNHQEQREHYKLDWHRFNLKQRLKDKPLLSALDFEKQSSTGDLSSISGSEDSDSASEEGLQILDEERAEYEKPSRAQGFRPHRVLFQNARGQFLDAYRCVLGPRQVSPEETELLLQNLQNGGPGYCVVLMAAAGHFAGAIFQGRDVVTHKTFHRYTVRAKRGTAQGVRDARGAASRSAGANLRRYNEATLYKDVRDLLAGPGWAKALGEAGTILLRAPRSGRSLFFGGPGAPLQRGDPRLWDIPLATRRPTFRELQRVLHKLTTLHVHEEDPRETVRLDSPRTHWKTMREKKAIEAERKVSSDENEALGQNEESPKQGSGSEGEDSFQVELELVELAVGTLDLREFEVLPKRRRRKRNNKKERSRDLEALPQQTQGDEALSQSTQGRAAPVGPSLDEAKTPDQSELWDMLLAACRAGDVGMLKLQLAAGPIDPGVLSLLSAPLGSSGFTLLHAAAAAGRGSVVRLLLEAGADPTVQDSRARPPYTVAADKSTRNEFRRFMEKNPDAYDYSKAQVPGPLTPEMEAQQALRKREQKAARRQREKQQLQQREQEAREQEERRRFAALSDREKVRLVVLSSTAETSCEVRPLPSVPLSLLEHPIHHWGLVLNKTSLPRREPWLQSAGWLPSWEPPPLRPQALQSSVLNAAGVVGHPSKASFPFTISTSLSAPHAASGIIAARLESPLPDLLGLCLGLTLGLERVHSC
- the ANKZF1 gene encoding ankyrin repeat and zinc finger domain-containing protein 1 isoform X4, which encodes MLQKSGLGIEDERAARFPGPLVQLLRAGASTRGLVIAGVHCTAMSPVSAAAQVPTLVSLFDLNADAPVLQGLNLVSHPSGEALAQALRTSCPGSGESASPERKLQGLLDISEKLFCSTCDQTFHNHQEQREHYKLDWHRFNLKQRLKDKPLLSALDFEKQSSTGDLSSISGSEDSDSASEEGLQILDEERAEYEKPSRAQGFRPHRVLFQNARGQFLDAYRCVLGPRQVSPEETELLLQNLQNGGPGYCVVLMAAAGHFAGAIFQGRDVVTHKTFHRYTVRAKRGTAQGVRDARGAASRSAGANLRRYNEATLYKDVRDLLAGPGWAKALGEAGTILLRAPRSGRSLFFGGPGAPLQRGDPRLWDIPLATRRPTFRELQRVLHKLTTLHVHEEDPRETVRLDSPRTHWKTMREKKAIEAERKVSSDENEALGQNEESPKQGSGSEGEDSFQVELELVELAVGTLDLREFEVLPKRRRRKRNNKKERSRDLEALPQQTQGDEALSQSTQGRAAPVGPSLDEAKTPDQSELWDMLLAACRAGDVGMLKLQLAAGPIDPGVLSLLSAPLGSSGFTLLHAAAAAGRGSVVRLLLEAGADPTVQDSRARPPYTVAADKSTRNEFRRFMEKNPDAYDYSKAQVPGPLTPEMEAQQALRKREQKAARRQREKQQLQQREQEAREQEERRRFAALSDREKRALAAERRLAAQLGAPTPQAPGSAVISAQRCWSCGTSLQGLVPFHYLDFSFCSTRCLRDHRCQAGKPSS
- the ANKZF1 gene encoding ankyrin repeat and zinc finger domain-containing protein 1 isoform X3, producing the protein MLQKSGLGIEDERAARFPGPLVQLLRAGASTRGLVIAGVHCTGSGESASPERKLQGLLDISEKLFCSTCDQTFHNHQEQREHYKLDWHRFNLKQRLKDKPLLSALDFEKQSSTGDLSSISGSEDSDSASEEGLQILDEERAEYEKPSRAQGFRPHRVLFQNARGQFLDAYRCVLGPRQVSPEETELLLQNLQNGGPGYCVVLMAAAGHFAGAIFQGRDVVTHKTFHRYTVRAKRGTAQGVRDARGAASRSAGANLRRYNEATLYKDVRDLLAGPGWAKALGEAGTILLRAPRSGRSLFFGGPGAPLQRGDPRLWDIPLATRRPTFRELQRVLHKLTTLHVHEEDPRETVRLDSPRTHWKTMREKKAIEAERKVSSDENEALGQNEESPKQGSGSEGEDSFQVELELVELAVGTLDLREFEVLPKRRRRKRNNKKERSRDLEALPQQTQGDEALSQSTQGRAAPVGPSLDEAKTPDQSELWDMLLAACRAGDVGMLKLQLAAGPIDPGVLSLLSAPLGSSGFTLLHAAAAAGRGSVVRLLLEAGADPTVQDSRARPPYTVAADKSTRNEFRRFMEKNPDAYDYSKAQVPGPLTPEMEAQQALRKREQKAARRQREKQQLQQREQEAREQEERRRFAALSDREKVRLVVLSSTAETSCEVRPLPSVPLSLLEHPIHHWGLVLNKTSLPRREPWLQSAGWLPSWEPPPLRPQALQSSVLNAAGVVGHPSKASFPFTISTSLSAPHAASGIIAARLESPLPDLLGLCLGLTLGLERVHSC
- the ANKZF1 gene encoding ankyrin repeat and zinc finger domain-containing protein 1 isoform X1, with the protein product MLQKSGLGIEDERAARFPGPLVQLLRAGASTRGLVIAGVHCTAMSPVSAAAQVPTLVSLFDLNADAPVLQGLNLVSHPSGEALAQALRTSCPGSGESASPERKLQGLLDISEKLFCSTCDQTFHNHQEQREHYKLDWHRFNLKQRLKDKPLLSALDFEKQSSTGDLSSISGSEDSDSASEEGLQILDEERAEYEKPSRAQGFRPHRVLFQNARGQFLDAYRCVLGPRQVSPEETELLLQNLQNGGPGYCVVLMAAAGHFAGAIFQGRDVVTHKTFHRYTVRAKRGTAQGVRDARGAASRSAGANLRRYNEATLYKDVRDLLAGPGWAKALGEAGTILLRAPRSGRSLFFGGPGAPLQRGDPRLWDIPLATRRPTFRELQRVLHKLTTLHVHEEDPRETVRLDSPRTHWKTMREKKAIEAERKVSSDENEALGQNEESPKQGSGSEGEDSFQVELELVELAVGTLDLREFEVLPKRRRRKRNNKKERSRDLEALPQQTQGDEALSQSTQGRAAPVGPSLDEAKTPDQSELWDMLLAACRAGDVGMLKLQLAAGPIDPGVLSLLSAPLGSSGFTLLHAAAAAGRGSVVRLLLEAGADPTVQDSRARPPYTVAADKSTRNEFRRFMEKNPDAYDYSKAQVPGPLTPEMEAQQALRKREQKAARRQREKQQLQQREQEAREQEERRRFAALSDREKVRLVVLSSTAETSCEVRPLPSVPLSLLEHPIHHWGLVLNKTSLPRREPWLQSAGWLPSWEPPPLRPQALQSSVLNAAGVVGHPSKASFPFTISTSLSAPHAASGIIAARLESPLPDLLGLCLGLTLGLERVHSC